Part of the Ursus arctos isolate Adak ecotype North America unplaced genomic scaffold, UrsArc2.0 scaffold_1, whole genome shotgun sequence genome, GCTTTGTGTTTGTTTCGGGAGGCGTGGCAGACAGAATGATGGCCCCCCGAGATGTCCACGTCCCGATCCCCGGAACCTGTGGATGTGGCACCTTATGCACCAGAAGGGACGTTACAGGTGTGATGAAGTTAAGGGCCTTGTGATGGGGAGTTGACCCGCAGTTATCTGGGGTCCCACTGTCATCACAGGGTCCTTATGCAGGGAGGCGAGAGAGGCAGTAGGAGGAGATATGGGGGGAAGCAAGGCTGGTGCCGCgtgaggaaggggccatgagccgaGGAATGCGGCAGCCTctggaagccaaaaaaaaaaaaaaattgggggggcggggagggcacaGGTTCTCCCCTAGATTCTCCAAAAGAGAGTCCAggcctgcccacaccttgatgcTAGTGCGTCagactcattttggacttctgagtTCCAAAACTATAAGAGAATCGATTCGCGTTGTTTTTAAGCTGCTGAATTAATGTTACTTTGTGACACCAGCAACAGGAAACTGATACTGGGTTGGTTCTAACTTTTTAACTGATCAGAACTTGAACTAGTGCCTGTAAGTAAGAATGTCACCCAGGCAGGGTTTCTGCTTGCTCCTCTGGCCTCTGGCGACAAGGCCAAGGAAAAGGTTCTGGCTCGCAGAGACGAATCCGGGCCGATGCAGGCCACGGGGCTGGTGCCTCCCGCACACGTGCCTGTGGGCTCAGGGCACTCACAGCTCTCGGACTCTCTAGCCCTGCACTTTGTCTTCCTGCTTAACCCTTTATCTGCTTTCTTTCTATCTGTTTCTATTCCTCAGGAAATCCGACAGCTACAGCAGAAGCAGGCGAGTTATATCAGGGAGATTTCTGATCTTCAGGAAACAATAGAGTGGAAAGACAAGAAGATAGGGGTAGGACTCCTGAGTCTGTGAAACTGTTCAAAGGGGCGTTCGGCTAACATGCGGAAACACCTGTGTGAGCGTGCATGGGTCCCCACGCGACACAGAACTAATAATGTGGAGAATACACTAGCTTACCCCAGCTGACAGTAACGCTGACCTTGACGCTGACTTCCAGAGCGGGGGTGGGCATCTTGTTGACACTAACTGGACTCTCTGCCTGCACCGAGTGGGCCCGCAGCACCCTGAGATACAAGGAGTAAGGAAGGCACCCTAGAGCAGGTGGGACATGGGGAGGCTCGGGCCTCTCAGATTCTCTAAAAGGCGTTTGAGGAAACCCCAAGGTGTCAGGTGCTGTGTTCCCTCCTTGACACGTCCCCGTGGAGGCCCCAGGCCCCTCTCGTTTAACGAGAAAAGCAACTGCAGCCCATCTGCCTTTAGGGTGACGAGTAGGAAGACAGGAGCCCACTTAGAGTAACCACCATGCTTCCTAATGACAAATGGCTTCCAAAACCCAGCACCCATCGTGCTCCGCTCCGATGCAGATCTCCGGATGTCGGAGCACAGCGTTGGTGCATGCGCCGCGAGAGGCCGTGCTGGTTTCCCCTTCTCTATCCTCATCCACACTCATTTGGGACTTGGtgagcatgcacacatgtgtttGCTTTAAGACCACTTTGCGACAACAAACACTGAGAGTCGACGTAGAAAAATAGTCTACGTCGTCACTTGGGGTTTCTTATGCATTTCTTCTTATCCCTCGTTTATCTTTGAATGGGTGCATGGCTTGTGTTCATTCTCTCAGCTAGAAAGCTGTGCACATACAGTGGCCTCTTGATGCCTCTAAGGGACAGGAGGCAGTGTCCCTTGGCTGCCATAAATTCATGAGATACTTAGTACTTGTGTCTTGTCTGTATCTCGAGCACGCTGTGCACAGTGCTTTAACTCATACCGGAATCCTCCTCGTTCTCGCTTCAGTCACCTGCTCACCCGAGtgaatcttctctctctctttgctctgcTCACACTCAGGCTttagagaggcagaaagagtTCTTTGATTCCGTAAGGAGTGACCGAGATGATCTTAGAGAAGAAGTAGTCATGCTGAAAGAGGAATTAAAGGTATGAAGCCAAAgtacagtcaaaaaaaaaaatatccatgttCTCAAGAATGACTGTGTGTGTACTGGTGTTAGTTAATTGTGTGTCATTGCTCTGAGTTCTGTTAATCAATTCAAACCTTCGGTTATCTGGCACCGAACCGACCCATGAAATGAACATAGGTTCAGCTGGTTCGCCCGTTCCTTTAGCTATTTATGAGCGTAGCTGAACTCGAAAGCAACACCGACTTCCAAGAATTTTTTATATACCGCTTACGTTTTTTCTCATACTCATTGATAAATTCTCCAGGACATTACTCCAAGTTAGAGaatttgtgtgtttctttatATTAAAGGCTCAAATTTAAGGACTTCTCCAGCTGGTTGTCTCACACTAATTAGACCTTGAGACCCCCTGGGTTGAGGAAAGTTCCACATCCTGTTTGCGCCCTGTGAAGGGGCCTTCAGCTGCTGGCTGGACACCAAGTGAAGGAAAACGGGCTCTGGGTGGGTCATCAACATTGCAGGAGACGGTGTTGAGAAGAGGGTATGGCCATGGCCAATTCCAAGATCGTCAGTGGAAACGTATCCGTGTCAACTGCTTATAGTCAGGGGTCAAGGCAGAGCAACCAGAGGGAACAGGTTTCTATCACCGCTCCTCCCAGGGCTGTGAGCACGGTGCTGGGGCCTCGTCCAAGCTCGAGGAGAGAGCCGTGGGCACGGGGTAGCAAGCGAGTCCGCGATCCCTGTGAAGTGTAACTTTTTAGAGTATTTCACAATGTGATGAGCAtgaattctatttccttttaagATACCAAACATTCTAGCCacttctttattccttctttaacATACACTGTGTTTATTCCTTTCAGAACACGCACATAtctctttatctctgtctctctttttaaagaatgccACCAGGGTTTTTAAAGTGGGGTCACTTTGCAGTGATGTGCGGGCGGCCCTTCTGTGTGGTCACCTGCACACCCTCACCGCCGGTTCAAATAGGATGCGTGTTAATAGTGTCTTGTCACCAGCCCATTAAGACACGGATTGGAGCGTGCAAGAAAAAGTCACCGCTCCAGGAAGACATCCCAGATTTGTATGTGTTGATAGGATATTTATGAGCGTGGCGTCTACCACTTCTCTGATTCTGTTTTCTCAACTTCaggaaaaatagtttctttttcattAGTATTAATAAAATAGAGTTTAACCTAGTATCAGTCAGTGAGTATTACAACGAGTCTGTTTTTGTTCGCAGAAACATGGCATAGTCCTAAATTCAGAGCCAGCTACCAATGGAGAGGCTTCAGACACTCTAAATAACGTCGGACACCAAGGTCCTTCCAAGATAACGAAAGAAGAGTTAAACGCCCTCAAGACGGCAGGGGACGGGACGCTAGGTAAGTGCTCCCCTTCCTTTGGGTCTTTTCATCCTCCAGTCCGCATCGATTCACCCTCCATGCATTATTAGAATTGGCGTAATCATCACTGATCGATTAACACTCACACAGCATGCCATGTGTCCTGCCACTTCCTGGGAACGCCCTTGCCACACGATGTGATCACCCGTGTGTTGTCTGGCGTGCGTCTGTGCAGTGCTCACCACCGATGGCTGAAGAATACGTTTCTCTTGCTTCTCAAAGCCACCAATGAAACTGTGAATGCAGGAGAATCGTCTCGGAAATTAAGGGACAGTTCTGACAGTACGATATGGTTTTCCTCGGCCATGTGCCAAGGATGGCTTCCTAACTTATCCGTTACAGACGGCGCAAAAGATCAGAGTAGCAGAGGCTGTGAAGTGAGATAGCTAACCCTGGTTACACGCTGACACTGCACGTCCCACACACCGTGAAGTGATCTGAGAGCGTGAGGCGCCTGCGGACAGCAGATGCGGGCTTGTCACGGAGTACGACTTGGGTGCCATTCTCAGGCTACCGCTCAGTGGCCCCGGGCAGGGGGCAAGGCGGACAGGCAGCcccgggccgggcggggggggtggtggtgaggcgGGCAGGCAGCCCCTGGTGGGGAGTGTGGGCAGGCTGGAAGGTGGGCCTTTCCCTTTGTCAGAGGTGAGGATCCTTTGTACGTCAGTTTTTGCTTCTGAAAGAATATAAACCGGGGAATCCAGTAGATTGTAAGAATACTTTATACAACTTGCAAACATCTGAAAAGATTCACGGATCAGTATTGGTCCTACTGTTTGGCTTCTGGGTAGAACAAGCTTCCGAAGCCGGTGTGCAGCCCGGAGTTGCCGCCGGCAGGCCGCTTGTGAGCAGGGGCAGCCCCCCTTTCTGCGGTGCGGCTGGAGTACGTCAGAGCCCGTGCCTTTCGTTTCCATTGAGAAgctttcgtcttttttttttttttttttttttttatggaaatgtAGAAACCTGTAGCCCCCCGCTTCTCAGGACTTGCTTCCTAGGCAGATGCTCCTCATTACCTTGAGGACCCCAAAGGCACGCAGTGCTTTGAATTGCGTGAAAGTTGCTGAAGGAAGATAAGTTCACTGGTTTCCACCCTACCTTTACATAAGCTGTGTGAGCAGCTAGGAGTTTGATCGTGTTGCTCTTGTTCCAACAGACGTTGTAGAATTCTTTGTTGACCATTATGACACCAACCCTTAAAGAACCAGAAATACCACTTTCGTAAGTGGTCTCCACAAGTTTTTTGATGGCATATCCCTATGAGTAGAGAATGGTGGGAACTTGCCGATACAAATACTGTTAATTTATATACGCACTGGTCCCTCAGTAGAAAGCGGGTATTACAAAACACGTTCCCTGACAGACATCTTTAAAGGGTGAAGCAAAACTAACTAGAAGTCCTGCTACTTCTCCCATTTCCTCTGGGGTAAGGGCACCCCCTGTGGAGACCACGGTGTAATAAAATGACCAAGCTTTGACTTCCGGCAACATAGCATCGATATGCCGGCGGTTGGTTGGTTTGGAGAATCTAAAATGTAAGCGTTCATTCCAAAGTCGTAACgtatttttaatttgtgcttCGTTAACTGATGAATAACTTCTTATTTAGTGGTCATCTTGCTCTGAGCACTTGCCACCTGTTGGCCCTCCCCCTAGGCCCTTCGGGGATGAGCAGACGTGTTTAGGGCACAGGCTGCTTTCCTAGGAACACAGTGACTAGATGGCGGGGAGGGGATTTCTTTTCATCTCACGCGAGCTATTTCAAGTTCATATCTTCCTTGAGATTGACCTTGAGGCAGATTGAATGTTTAAGAATTCCGTGCAGGTGGTTTTAGGCCTACGTGTTCGACAGTGCGCGTCGTGAAGACGTGTGAGTAGTCCAGGTGTGCGTTTGGGAACCGGCTCTAGGTCGTTCTTAAGCCCATTATTTTGGATTGTTTGGCTGCCTGATCCAGAGCTCTGTTGAAACttacctgcacctttggaaataTGTTCACACTAGACGGCACCAGCAGCCACTCTCGCCTCTGAGATGGTGGCAGTGGCCTCCGCTGACCAGACATTTGCTAACGCAGTGACTGCTTTGCCGCACAGACCTGGCAAAGGCTTCTCTTCCGTGTGATTCTTTGATGACTCTCTCTCCTTAGGAATGGGGTCGGGGGGGAGACAGAACATGTGTTTACGCTGTAATGTGTGTTAAGTGGTCACCACATCATGGGGTCCCTTCAATTTTCTCAATGGTCTTTTAGGAAGAGCCAGTGAAGTGGAGGTGAAAAGTGAAATGGTGgagaatgtggggaaaaaagaaatcttgcagAATACTGAGCAAGAACAGCACAAAGAGGACCCAGCCCAGGAGTGTGTGGACACAGAGGTGTTCCATCCTGGTGAAAATGCCGAGGACCAGAAAGCCTCTGAAGACAGTGCCCCCTCCCTAGGAGTATTAGCAGATGCTGCGAATGAGGAGCAGGCTGCAAACCAGGTTCTAGAGAACGCTTCCTTCCTTGAGAACACAGAGCAGGCTGAGTCCAACGAGGTCATAAACACACCAGATGATAGGACTGGGGCTTCCCTTGAGCAGTCCGAATGTTTGAGTGAATTAGATGGTGaaatcccaggccctgggactgGGCAGGATGGCCACGATGCCTTGGATATCAAAATCCACAGTAAGGAATCTGCAGAAAGCCAGGAAGACTTGAAAACCAACTTGGGAGAGGGTAGCACAAAGCCACATCAAGAACCCACTCCTCTGCAACCATCTGAACACGGGGGGCTGGGCAGCGCAGACCCCGGGGAGCAAGGTTGGAGCCCCACGGCAGGTGTGGTGGAGGCAGGGCTAGTGGGGCTTGGGGAGCAGGTGGGCGCAGAAGCCTCCAGCCCTCTAGTGTGTAGTGAGGACAATGTGAGTCATGATGGAAAGTGTGCAGTAGAAGCCCCCACAGAGCTGGACCCAAGCCCAGGGCAGGATCTAGACAAAGAGCTCTCCGGGCAGGAAGCTGCTGAGCCCCAGGAGCTCCCGGGTCAGACCACAGCGGTAGGTGGGGAGAATGACGAAAAGGAGGATGAGGAAAGGGGGTTGAGGGATGAGGAACCAAGCCAGACAGAAGCGCAGAACATTCCTAGTTGTCCGGAGGCTGAAGGCAGTCCACAGGGCACCACGGGTCCAGCTGCGACAGATGCTGAAAACGAACCCCTAGATGCAAAAGAACCCGAGGAAGAAAAGCATGACCAACAGGGAGAGGCACTGGATTCATCACagaagaagacaaagaacaagaagaagaaaaacaagaagaaaaaatcagcGGCGCCTGTAGAAACCCTCAAAGATGCTAAGAAAGAGTTAACATTTCAGGACTCGGATTTAAGTGAGGTGAAGGAGGACGAGCAGGTAGCTCTCACCAACGGAAAACCAGCTGTAGAAGCACAAAGTGAGGTAACCGAAAGTCCAGAAGAGAACAGTGTAGCAGGAAGTGGTGAAAACGTTGATTGTCCAGAAAATCCTAAAATTGAGTTGGATGAAAAACTTAACCAAGAAGACAATGATGTAAACACTGAGGGTGGGGAAGAAACAGCGGATGGCGACACATTAGGTTTGGGGGATGACCCAACCCAGCCACCAGGCACCAGTGCCGGCGACAAGGAGCTAGAGGAAGCCATGACCAAAGATGACGCTACAGAAGATGGCGGCGCTCACAGCGGCCCTCCAGAGCCAGGGAGCGGAGAAGCGTCCAGCAGCGCCCGGCTGGAGAGTGAAGGTCCCTTCAAGGACAGTGAGGATGCCCCTCAAGCAGGAAGTACAGAGCGGCGTGAGACGGCAGAGGGTCCCAGTCAGACAGTCAGGAAGGCCGTAGAAAGTGATGACTTAGCGCCCACAGGAGAGCTGGGAGCCTGCGCTTCAGAAGGCCGAGACGAGCCGGGAGCCGGGAGCGAGAAGGGCAGAGGCAAGGAAGAGTGTACCTTGTCGTAGGTGGACGGGGCCAAGGACGGCCCAGGAAGCCCAGCTGTCGGAGGCTCATCTGCTGCCTCCACGGGTGAGCTTCCTAGAATGTTCCACATTGAGATGACACACCGTAGGACAATCAACCACAGAGCTCTACCACGTTGAGTTAGAGACTGTTACTGGTAGCGGAGTCTTCCTCATTAAGGTGATCACCCAGATTAGAAAGAAAGATGCATCTGTAATCAGCGGAAGTTCCGAGGAGAGCACTCCGGCGTGTCAGATGATGGTGTCCGGCCGTGTCTCTGCTTACGACCCAAATGAAGCCATTTAGCACCTGCCTTAGGCTGATACTCTGGACCAAATACGTCAGCATCCAACTGAAATGACCAAATGGCGTTCTGAGATTTGTGAGTATAGTCGATATTTAAATTAATGTGTCTTCATTCAAATATATGTCCTTTCATATTTGATTTTGATGTGTacggtattttattttaaaaggagataAATGGCCAAATAGCATATAGGTCGCTGAGTGATAAGATTTGCACCTTAGGACAGTAATAATCATGTTAGGGGTAAgaattaaatatcttaaaaagcaCTGGGAGAGCTTACTTCCCTTTACCTCATATAAGTGTTTTATCTCAAACTGATGCTTCTGATATCATTGTTGGTGATACCTGaatttattttgtagattttgaCTTCACTTCGTGCTGATTATGTTCCAAAGTCATTTtacacaaagtttttttttttgttttttgggttttttaaatttgtttctggaagagatatACATTGAAATTGCACTTCCTAATGCAGTTTTTGTGCAGGGAgaccatttataaaaatttttttttaacctttaaattacttctctttttatttgtctttcattTGAAAGAAGAATACAAAAGGTACCGTTCTTGTGCAAACTGCTAATTGGACTATACAGgatattttaaatagttgaatCACTTTTGGTATTTtggtataaatattttcatttgttgtaTCTCAATTGGAAAATTCTTGATTTGATCTTCCtgaaggaaatatatattttctatagaaggaagcatttttaaagataatcgtaaagttagatttaaaaaaattgtaaaatactaGAATCACAAAGGACTGTACATTATGAATGCTGTTGACACTTTATGAGATTATATGAATTGATGTCACTGTTACAAGGTGTAATTAAGTGCAAAAAAGACCAAAACCTCAATAAAATTTGAGGCAAGCCTAAGTGTTACTatgtaattgaaataaaaacattttataatttcacgAGCCTGTGATTCCACTCTTTGGGCTGCCTGACTTCTGGCTGTGGCCACTGTTGTACGTAATTATTATCTTCAAAGTAGCGCCTACTTGGGGGCTGCTAATTCCCTGTCTGTGTTGTGTGAAGGACTCGTTACTTTGTCAGTAATGAATGGACGTCTGTCCTGGTACCTAGACCAGGGCTAGTGTCATGCCCCCCTGGGGAGAATTGGGAAGATCTTCCCTCATCGACTCTCCTGTGGTCTGTGGTTCTGGTGAGGAGGCCCCAGTGGAGCCCTGTCGCTCTGCTAACGTGTGCCAATGCTAAGAATGCTTGGAAGGATATGGTGAAATTGGCAAATAGGCATTGACTCCTCCCGTGTCCGGGTCCTGAAGCAGGGGGCCCATACACCCTCCCCACTTGGGCCACGTGAGTGAAAAACTACCAGGCTTGCTAGAGAGTCTCCAGCCCGAGGGCTGCAAAGGCCTCGAGAGGGGGCAGCGGATGCCTCTGACTTTAGCAAAGCCGCACTCAGCCTGCAATGGGCGTCAGGAAAGGGCTGTCATTCCTACTTTCAGAGGCCCCTGGGGAGATGATTCAATAACCCAGCTCACTGGACGGTGAGATCATCAAGCCATTTTAACGTCTTTCCTTAAAAGACCTTAAGGTCTTTTCCTCTGTTACTCAGCAGCACATTTAAGACATTGTGGCATACTTCATACCCCTCAGGTCAGCTGTCCAGGCGTCTCGATGATTCACGCATCCGTTTAAGTAATAGACGTTTTGATCACTTCGTATCCAGAAGGCACTGTGCCAATGGACAGGCGGATAGGACCCAGCTTCTAGTGGAAGTGGGCAGCTGAGAATCAggaagtgagggggaaaaaaaaaaggattctgaaCAGCCAAGTCATTTCTTGATAATCTAAGAGCCTTCACCGCAAGCATCAGTCACCCTGCGCCAAGGGGGACGTGATGTCGTGGCAGTAGCTGATGTCCACGGGAAGGCCCTCACGTTACCAAGAAGTCAGTGGGACCTTAGGGATGTTCAGGCGAAGAAGGCACAGAGGTGCATAAAGCAATTTGGAGAGATTCGGTGTCAAAAGATTCAGACTCAGAGGAGGATGGAAAGGCTCCCTGTCAGCCACTCCCCAGAGGAGCCTACACCCCTGCGTGTCACTCCCATACAGAGCAGAGGAAAATGCTCATCACCGATACCTTAGTCAAAAAGCAGCGATGTCTTCTAGCCCCAACAGAACATAGCTACTGTATGTAAAGTGTAAATCTTCCTTCAAAAGCATAATTAAGTATAATCATAGGTGTACAGAGAAAATAGGGAAAGGCAACAAAATTTTGAGTTAGAGGTTCTCATTTGATGACATACAAAGGTGGAGAAGCAGCACAGTGTTTTCCAAGGGTTTTTAGAAATGAGATGTACTGCGCTGAGTACTTCCTATAATGTTTAGTGTTTCTAGCAAACGAAAACCCAATGACCTGAACGTTTAAGTCTCTACTGTCACTAGGACCCAGGAGTGCTAGTTCTGGGGGTTCACGCAGTTTGGGGTTCCTGTTTTCTACAGTACACCCCTTTCCTAGGAGACCACCTTGAACAGCGTGCCATCAAAACcagggaacacagcagtgagATTCATGCCAAATGTCCAGGATCCGGAACGAAAGGAAGGGGTGTTCATGCCTACGTTACGTTAGAATACGTATTCGTTCGGGTGATgatccaaaagagaaaaaactttgTCTTTCAGGAGAAAAAACCCTCACTCTTTCCCTTTTACCCTATTCACTGCCTCTTATGGCATATTTTTTTGCAtgttatttacatattatttacatgttatttgcatattatttttacTACATATTTTTCAAGATGTGAATGACGTCAGTGGTGGCTGACATATACAGTACCCATCTGTACACACCTTCTGGGCCCTGTAAATAGGAGAAAAACCCTTTCCCTGTTCTGCCTTTTGCAGGAAGGAGGTGCTGTCCTGGTGTGGGAGGCCGGCCCCAGGGACAATGAAAACTGCCCACATGGATTATAATCAGACTAAGTCAGTGCAAGAAGGGAATGGATTCCTTGAGAGACCTCGGCTTCCCCCTCACTATCTTTGCAAATATGGAGGGGAGGTGATTTTCCTTTGTCTTGGGAGAGGAAGCCTGAGGCCCACGATGGCTGAAATTAACCCACAAAATGAAAATTCTGCTCCTCAGAGTGTATTATTACAAGCAAGCCACTTACCCTCACTGTGTATCATTTGCTCTCTGAAAACAGAGTTGGAACCTGCCCCCCTAGGGTTGTGGGCCAGATCCAGGTAAAGCAGTGCAGAGAGGGAATGCTCAGTGATTGTGGTTGTTGCTGGGGGTTGGCCTTGCTGTCCTTGGACAGGTGGGGTGACAAggtgcaggccagaagaaagacCAAGGAGAACAGGGGCTCAGGGAATTTCAAAGCTGTTTGCATTGGCTGCCCCGGTGACTGTCCTAAGACCTCGCCACTCTAAGTGCTTCTCATTTCACGGGCCTCTTGATGTGTGTTCCAGAACATTTATTGGAATTTAATACATAAaaaccagacttttaaaaattgaaatcctCTCACAGCCAACTCATTTTGACTTCTCCGTGTAAGAGAAAACTTTAAAT contains:
- the LRRFIP1 gene encoding leucine-rich repeat flightless-interacting protein 1 isoform X3, translating into MDMGTQGSGRKRLPNRERLTAEDDALNQIAREAEARLAAKRAARAEAREIRMKELERQQKEIYQVQKKYYGLDTKWGDIEQWMEDSERYSRRSRRNTSASEEDERMSVGSRGSLRTNGYDGEIYGSQSLNRRSGRNSSYGGEGRLSALSSSREETLGLSRSDLGLPGAGLAPKALSAQSGNRPSYLYGAARPAGSYLASVFDDSSLLGGARRGSASSSYAPSEHGGHLNSSSRASSRASSARASPVVEDRPEKDFTEKGSRSLPGLSAATLASLGGTSSRRGSGDTSISVDTEASIREIKELNELKDQIQDVEGKYMQGLKEMKDSLAEVEEKYKKAMVSNAQLDNEKTNFLYQVDTLKDMLLELEEQLAESRRQYEEKNKEFEREKHAHSILQFQFAEVKEALKQREDLLEEIRQLQQKQASYIREISDLQETIEWKDKKIGALERQKEFFDSVRSDRDDLREEVVMLKEELKKHGIVLNSEPATNGEASDTLNNVGHQGPSKITKEELNALKTAGDGTLGRASEVEVKSEMVENVGKKEILQNTEQEQHKEDPAQECVDTEVFHPGENAEDQKASEDSAPSLGVLADAANEEQAANQVLENASFLENTEQAESNEVINTPDDRTGASLEQSECLSELDGEIPGPGTGQDGHDALDIKIHSKESAESQEDLKTNLGEGSTKPHQEPTPLQPSEHGGLGSADPGEQGWSPTAGVVEAGLVGLGEQVGAEASSPLVCSEDNVSHDGKCAVEAPTELDPSPGQDLDKELSGQEAAEPQELPGQTTAVGGENDEKEDEERGLRDEEPSQTEAQNIPSCPEAEGSPQGTTGPAATDAENEPLDAKEPEEEKHDQQGEALDSSQKKTKNKKKKNKKKKSAAPVETLKDAKKELTFQDSDLSEVKEDEQVALTNGKPAVEAQSEVTESPEENSVAGSGENVDCPENPKIELDEKLNQEDNDVNTEGGEETADGDTLGLGDDPTQPPGTSAGDKELEEAMTKDDATEDGGAHSGPPEPGSGEASSSARLESEGPFKDSEDAPQAGSTERRETAEGPSQTVRKAVESDDLAPTGELGACASEGRDEPGAGSEKGRGKEECTLS
- the LRRFIP1 gene encoding leucine-rich repeat flightless-interacting protein 1 isoform X15 produces the protein MDMGTQGSGRKRLPNRERLTAEDDALNQIAREAEARLAAKRAARAEAREIRMKELERQQKEIYQVQKKYYGLDTKWGDIEQWMEDSERYSRRSRRNTSVEDRPEKDFTEKGSRSLPGLSAATLASLGGTSSRRGSGDTSISVDTEASIREIKELNELKDQIQDVEGKYMQGLKEMKDSLAEVEEKYKKAMVSNAQLDNEKTNFLYQVDTLKDMLLELEEQLAESRRQYEEKNKEFEREKHAHSILQFQFAEVKEALKQREDLLEEIRQLQQKQASYIREISDLQETIEWKDKKIGALERQKEFFDSVRSDRDDLREEVVMLKEELKKHGIVLNSEPATNGEASDTLNNVGHQGPSKITKEELNALKTAGDGTLGRASEVEVKSEMVENVGKKEILQNTEQEQHKEDPAQECVDTEVFHPGENAEDQKASEDSAPSLGVLADAANEEQAANQVLENASFLENTEQAESNEVINTPDDRTGASLEQSECLSELDGEIPGPGTGQDGHDALDIKIHSKESAESQEDLKTNLGEGSTKPHQEPTPLQPSEHGGLGSADPGEQGWSPTAGVVEAGLVGLGEQVGAEASSPLVCSEDNVSHDGKCAVEAPTELDPSPGQDLDKELSGQEAAEPQELPGQTTAVGGENDEKEDEERGLRDEEPSQTEAQNIPSCPEAEGSPQGTTGPAATDAENEPLDAKEPEEEKHDQQGEALDSSQKKTKNKKKKNKKKKSAAPVETLKDAKKELTFQDSDLSEVKEDEQVALTNGKPAVEAQSEVTESPEENSVAGSGENVDCPENPKIELDEKLNQEDNDVNTEGGEETADGDTLGLGDDPTQPPGTSAGDKELEEAMTKDDATEDGGAHSGPPEPGSGEASSSARLESEGPFKDSEDAPQAGSTERRETAEGPSQTVRKAVESDDLAPTGELGACASEGRDEPGAGSEKGRGKEECTLS
- the LRRFIP1 gene encoding leucine-rich repeat flightless-interacting protein 1 isoform X6; translation: MDMGTQGSGRKRLPNRERLTAEDDALNQIAREAEARLAAKRAARAEAREIRMKELERQQKEIYQVQKKYYGLDTKWGDIEQWMEDSERYSRRSRRNTSASEEDERMSVGSRGSLRSQPDLEYGGPYAWTNGYDGEIYGSQSLNRRSGRNSSYGGEGRLSALSSSREETLGLSRSDLGLPGAGLAPKALSAQSGNRPSYLYGAARPAGSYLASVFDDSSLLGGARRGSASSSYAPSEHGGHLNSSSRASSRASSARASPVVEDRPEKDFTEKGSRSLPGLSAATLASLGGTSSRRGSGDTSISVDTEASIREIKDSLAEVEEKYKKAMVSNAQLDNEKTNFLYQVDTLKDMLLELEEQLAESRRQYEEKNKEFEREKHAHSILQFQFAEVKEALKQREDLLEEIRQLQQKQASYIREISDLQETIEWKDKKIGALERQKEFFDSVRSDRDDLREEVVMLKEELKKHGIVLNSEPATNGEASDTLNNVGHQGPSKITKEELNALKTAGDGTLGRASEVEVKSEMVENVGKKEILQNTEQEQHKEDPAQECVDTEVFHPGENAEDQKASEDSAPSLGVLADAANEEQAANQVLENASFLENTEQAESNEVINTPDDRTGASLEQSECLSELDGEIPGPGTGQDGHDALDIKIHSKESAESQEDLKTNLGEGSTKPHQEPTPLQPSEHGGLGSADPGEQGWSPTAGVVEAGLVGLGEQVGAEASSPLVCSEDNVSHDGKCAVEAPTELDPSPGQDLDKELSGQEAAEPQELPGQTTAVGGENDEKEDEERGLRDEEPSQTEAQNIPSCPEAEGSPQGTTGPAATDAENEPLDAKEPEEEKHDQQGEALDSSQKKTKNKKKKNKKKKSAAPVETLKDAKKELTFQDSDLSEVKEDEQVALTNGKPAVEAQSEVTESPEENSVAGSGENVDCPENPKIELDEKLNQEDNDVNTEGGEETADGDTLGLGDDPTQPPGTSAGDKELEEAMTKDDATEDGGAHSGPPEPGSGEASSSARLESEGPFKDSEDAPQAGSTERRETAEGPSQTVRKAVESDDLAPTGELGACASEGRDEPGAGSEKGRGKEECTLS
- the LRRFIP1 gene encoding leucine-rich repeat flightless-interacting protein 1 isoform X14, with amino-acid sequence MDMGTQGSGRKRLPNRERLTAEDDALNQIAREAEARLAAKRAARAEAREIRMKELERQQKEIYQVQKKYYGLDTKWGDIEQWMEDSERYSRRSRRNTSASEEDERMSVGSRGSLRVEDRPEKDFTEKGSRSLPGLSAATLASLGGTSSRRGSGDTSISVDTEASIREIKELNELKDQIQDVEGKYMQGLKEMKDSLAEVEEKYKKAMVSNAQLDNEKTNFLYQVDTLKDMLLELEEQLAESRRQYEEKNKEFEREKHAHSILQFQFAEVKEALKQREDLLEEIRQLQQKQASYIREISDLQETIEWKDKKIGALERQKEFFDSVRSDRDDLREEVVMLKEELKKHGIVLNSEPATNGEASDTLNNVGHQGPSKITKEELNALKTAGDGTLGRASEVEVKSEMVENVGKKEILQNTEQEQHKEDPAQECVDTEVFHPGENAEDQKASEDSAPSLGVLADAANEEQAANQVLENASFLENTEQAESNEVINTPDDRTGASLEQSECLSELDGEIPGPGTGQDGHDALDIKIHSKESAESQEDLKTNLGEGSTKPHQEPTPLQPSEHGGLGSADPGEQGWSPTAGVVEAGLVGLGEQVGAEASSPLVCSEDNVSHDGKCAVEAPTELDPSPGQDLDKELSGQEAAEPQELPGQTTAVGGENDEKEDEERGLRDEEPSQTEAQNIPSCPEAEGSPQGTTGPAATDAENEPLDAKEPEEEKHDQQGEALDSSQKKTKNKKKKNKKKKSAAPVETLKDAKKELTFQDSDLSEVKEDEQVALTNGKPAVEAQSEVTESPEENSVAGSGENVDCPENPKIELDEKLNQEDNDVNTEGGEETADGDTLGLGDDPTQPPGTSAGDKELEEAMTKDDATEDGGAHSGPPEPGSGEASSSARLESEGPFKDSEDAPQAGSTERRETAEGPSQTVRKAVESDDLAPTGELGACASEGRDEPGAGSEKGRGKEECTLS